In Arachis hypogaea cultivar Tifrunner chromosome 2, arahy.Tifrunner.gnm2.J5K5, whole genome shotgun sequence, a genomic segment contains:
- the LOC112742666 gene encoding uncharacterized protein: MSEANKRLELDAKDHPESYNIEELTGNESKVIEMDLMLGVADLNMPEAVAPTESTISSCQPAISLATDGKDTDTDSDESSTEDDNEDDGIRSGDAGNDGRKPSSLDDEKRKGNHNSKKRARIVELS, translated from the exons GATCATCCTGAGAGTTACAATATTGAAGAGCTCACTGGAAATGAATCCAAAGTTATTGAAATG gaTTTGATGCTTGGTGTTGCGGATCTTAATATGCCTGAGGCTGTGGCTCctactgaatcaacaatttctagTTGTCAGCCTGCGATTTCATTGGCCACTGATGGCAAAGACACAGACACAGATTCAGATGAAAGCAGTACTGAAGATGATAACGAGGATGATGGAATCAGAAGTGGTGATGCTGGAAATGATGGTAGAAAGCCTTCATCTCTTGATGATGAAAAACGAAAGGGAAATCATAATTCCAAAAAACGAGCAAGGATAGTTGAGCTCTCCTGA